The following proteins come from a genomic window of Rhodoligotrophos sp. CJ14:
- the ftsH gene encoding ATP-dependent zinc metalloprotease FtsH: MEMNKKTQFNIGYWIVAFFILMAFQYFFATATQVAQIPYSQFEAYLNQGKIAEVAVSDRFIQGRFKEPINGRPMFITTRVEPDLARQFQSHGVVVTGQIESTFLRDLLSWVVPVLVFVGVWMFMLKRTGGDLGGGLMQIGKSKARIYVEKDTGVTFADVAGVDEAKDELKEIVDFLKDPKGYGRLGGRMPKGVLLVGPPGTGKTLLAKAVAGEAGAPFFSISGSEFVEMFVGVGAARVRDLFEQARATAPAIIFIDELDALGRARGIGPLAGGHDEKEQTLNQLLVELDGFDSSTGLVLLAATNRPEILDPALLRAGRFDRQVLVDRPDKAGRIQILNVHLKKAKLANDVEAEKIAALTPGFTGADLANLVNEATLLATRRKADAVAMDDFNNAIERIVAGLEKRNRLLNPKEREIVAYHETGHALVAMALPGVDPVHKVSIIPRGVGALGYTIQRPTEDRFLMTREELENKMAVLLGGRAAEKIVFGHLSTGAADDLAKVTDIARAIVTRYGMSEKLGHVALEKDRRSYLATDQPYYGPQERSYSEETAAAIDEEVKRIVDETFEKTVNLLCERRDALERIARRLLEKETLDEREMAALARRKAVVAATTA; this comes from the coding sequence ATGGAGATGAACAAGAAGACCCAATTCAATATCGGCTACTGGATTGTCGCGTTCTTCATTCTGATGGCGTTCCAGTATTTCTTTGCGACAGCCACGCAGGTCGCCCAAATTCCGTACAGCCAATTTGAAGCGTATCTGAACCAGGGCAAGATCGCCGAGGTGGCTGTTTCGGACCGATTCATACAGGGCCGCTTCAAGGAGCCGATCAACGGGCGGCCCATGTTCATCACGACCCGTGTCGAGCCCGACCTCGCGCGCCAGTTCCAGAGCCATGGTGTGGTCGTCACCGGCCAGATCGAAAGCACGTTCTTACGCGATCTCCTGTCATGGGTCGTCCCGGTCCTCGTGTTCGTCGGCGTGTGGATGTTCATGCTCAAGCGCACGGGCGGCGACCTTGGCGGCGGGCTGATGCAGATCGGCAAGTCCAAGGCCAGGATCTATGTCGAGAAGGATACCGGGGTGACCTTCGCCGACGTCGCCGGCGTCGACGAGGCGAAGGATGAACTGAAGGAGATCGTCGACTTCCTCAAGGACCCGAAAGGCTATGGCCGGCTCGGAGGCCGCATGCCGAAGGGCGTGCTCCTGGTCGGCCCGCCCGGCACCGGCAAGACGCTGCTCGCCAAGGCGGTGGCGGGTGAGGCGGGCGCGCCGTTCTTTTCGATTTCCGGCTCGGAGTTCGTCGAGATGTTCGTCGGCGTGGGCGCAGCGCGTGTGCGTGACCTGTTCGAGCAGGCGCGCGCCACGGCGCCCGCCATCATCTTCATCGACGAGCTCGACGCGCTCGGGCGCGCCCGCGGCATCGGGCCGCTCGCCGGCGGTCATGACGAGAAGGAGCAGACGCTGAACCAGTTGCTTGTCGAGCTCGACGGATTCGATTCATCGACGGGTCTCGTGCTGCTGGCCGCGACCAACCGGCCGGAAATCCTCGATCCGGCGCTGCTGCGCGCGGGCCGCTTTGATCGCCAAGTGCTGGTGGACCGGCCGGACAAGGCTGGGCGCATCCAGATCCTGAACGTCCATCTGAAAAAAGCTAAGCTCGCGAATGACGTGGAGGCGGAGAAGATCGCGGCGCTCACGCCGGGCTTCACCGGCGCGGACCTCGCTAACCTCGTCAACGAGGCGACCTTGCTCGCCACCCGCCGCAAAGCCGATGCGGTGGCGATGGATGACTTCAACAACGCCATCGAGCGCATCGTCGCGGGGCTGGAGAAGCGCAACCGTCTGCTCAACCCGAAGGAGCGCGAGATTGTCGCCTATCATGAGACGGGTCACGCGCTCGTCGCTATGGCGCTCCCCGGCGTCGATCCGGTGCACAAGGTCTCAATCATTCCGCGTGGCGTTGGTGCGCTCGGCTACACGATCCAGCGCCCGACCGAAGACCGCTTCCTGATGACGCGCGAGGAGCTGGAGAACAAGATGGCCGTGCTCCTCGGCGGCCGCGCCGCTGAGAAGATCGTCTTCGGCCACCTCTCCACCGGCGCCGCCGACGATCTCGCCAAGGTCACCGACATCGCCCGAGCGATCGTCACTCGCTACGGCATGTCGGAAAAGCTCGGCCATGTCGCGCTGGAGAAGGACCGTCGCTCCTACCTGGCCACCGACCAGCCGTATTACGGCCCGCAGGAGCGCTCCTATTCCGAGGAAACCGCGGCCGCGATCGACGAGGAGGTCAAGCGCATTGTCGACGAGACCTTCGAGAAGACGGTCAACCTCCTTTGCGAACGCAGGGACGCGCTCGAGCGCATCGCCCGCAGGCTTCTTGAGAAAGAGACGCTCGACGAAAGGGAAATGGCCGCATTGGCCCGTCGGAAAGCGGTCGTAGCGGCGACCACGGCATGA